Below is a window of Cryptomeria japonica unplaced genomic scaffold, Sugi_1.0 HiC_scaffold_2189, whole genome shotgun sequence DNA.
CTCTATTGAAGGTGAGTTTCCTGTCTCCATACTCAATCTCTCTAAACTTGTTGAATTGGACCTGTCCTACAACATGTTAACTGGGGTAATCCCACCTTCATTGGACTCACTTTCTTCCCTTGTTAGTCTTGACCTTAATGCCAACGAATTGAACGGTACGATTCCATCTACAATTTCAAATCTTGTTAACTTAAGAAGACTTTGGCTCCACTCCAATAGTTTAAGCGGCCTCATTTCCCTTTCCGTATTCGATAATCTCACTAGTCTTGGTAGTCTGTATCTTTCTTACAATCAGTTAACTGTAAACATTGATTCGACATGGATTCCGCAGTTTAAGCTTTCCGCTTTGGCATTAGGCTCTTGCAATTTAGATAGAATTCCATCGTTTCTTGTGACCCAATACGACTTGGAATAACTAGACCTATCTGCTAACAGTATCCAAACAAATATTCCATCTTGGATATGGAACTTACCCAGCCTTTATAGTTTGAACCTTAGCTGTAATCAATTAACTGGGTCATTGCCATCCAGACAACCCTTACCCATGTATATTGACTCTCTAGATTTGCACAATAATAGCCTAGAAGGTTCTCTTCATCTTCCTCCCGCTGGAGCTGGAGCTTATCTGCTGGATCTGTCGATGAATCAGTTCAATGGTTCTATTCCTACTGACATTGGTGCGTATCTTCAAAATACAAGGTTCTTATCCTTGTCGCGGAATAATCTCAGCGGGGCGATTCCAGATTCTATTTGCACTTCATATTTGGAGGTTCTTGACCTTTCAAATAATACGCTGAGCAGGGTCATTCCTCCTCATTTAACCAGGAATTGTTCTTCTCTTAGTGTTCTAGATTTGGCAGAGAATCATCTGGAAGGTAAATTGCCAGCAGAGTGGGGCAACATTACAAACATGCATACATTGAAGCTCAATGGTAATCATTTGAGAGGAGTTATTCCCTCATCCATTTCAGAAGGCCGATCTCTGCAAGTATTGGATTTGGGAAATAATGATTTGGAAGGCACCCTTCCCCACTGGATTGGAAAGCTATCACAGCTGCATGTGTTGGTCTTAAGGTCTAATCATTTTCATGGCAGTATCCCACGCCAGGTAATTGGCCTTCCGAATCTTCAAATTCTGGATCTTTCTGGCAACCACCTTTCAGGAGCTATTCCAAGCAACCTTACAAACCTGCTTGCAATTGTCAATGCATCGCAGAATAATTCAAACCATTTGGAAGACGTTAGATATACAAATAAAATTACAATTTCCTGGAAAGGCTGGGATGTTGAATTTGTGAAAgttctctttattcttaaatgtattgatctttcaaacaacaacttatCAGGGAGCATTCCTTCTAAAATGGGATCTCTTCAAGGCTTGATAGCCCTTAACCTTTCAAGGAATCATCTCAGTGGCCGAATCCCAAAAACATTGGGACACATGGAACAACTAGAGTCTCTGGACCTCTCGCTAAACAGGTTGAATGGCAACATTCCCTTAGAACTTGAGTTCCTGAGTTATTTGGAGTTCTTGAATCTATCTTACAACATGCTTGATGGAAAAGTACCCCATGGAGGACAGTTCCTAACTTTTGGGGAGTCGTCCTACTTAGGCAATCTTAAGCTAAGTGGGATTCCATTTACCAATATAAGCGTCTGCAACAACTCTTCTGGCTATGTCAACTGCACAAGTATTGAGAGAATTGGTGAAGCAAAGAATTCAGATGGTGAAATGATAGGATGGGCAGTCGGACTTGGATTGAGTTATGGTTTGGGATTCTCTGTTGTGATTGGAGTATTGACTTTAAATAAGAGGGTGAGAAAGAGAGCCTTCGATTTTTATGATGTTGTAATTTTAGCTATTGATGGGTGTATAAGAGGTTAATAGATGAAAGTAGATACAACTGTATAGAGGGTTTTGTTAGTATAATGACAAAGTTTTCTTTTAGTATATGGCCGATGCAAATTTATTAGCATGAGGTGTGTTAGAAATTGTTGGTGTTAATGATGACAGAAACATTTCAAGGGGTAATATATGAAATTCAAAATGATTCCTTGGTTTTAGCTTTTCTAGTGTATTTGTGTGTTTTCTTCATCGGTGTATATGAAgttttttttaagtgtttttgttttattaaataatttgatgtgtaaaatgcaattttaaggGATGAAATTttacattttattattttaaaaattatagtatttaatttaattttttgtattatttgatttttattttaaaatttattatgttttattataatttattttgatctttaaagattcctattaatatatttttttaatttacaaataCGTTATATTATAGGATCATTTTTTTGGATCAGGTAATATAGTTGAACCAAATTTATGTCTATTTCAAAATGTAAATATCTTGATTTGTGGGTGATCTTTCTACAATATGTTTTTGAGCAATTGAACATCTCCTCCCCTCCGTAGGATGAAGTTCACAAACCCTTATTTAAAGGAAATATCGTAAAGACTAAAATCTTTGCTAAGGAAAAATTAAGATTaaccaaaaatagaaaaacaaactagATTGAGTAAATAATGAAAAGGAACATGGAAGAAAAGTTTTAAAGTTTCATATATGAACTTCTTCAAAGTAAATAAAGTTTGAAATAAAGGTAAACATCTATAGAATGATAATCTAGTTTTAGTAATTATAATTATTGATCCAATGCAGAACCAAATAGAGATAGTAGGAAAACAAATTAGGGAaaacaaaggaaataaaagaatatacgaaaaatataaaatttatgtggaaatatatttttgagaagaaaataaaCACAAGAAAAGATGTGCATTGGTCTATATAAATTTCAATAGAGTTTACAATACATCACTAACACCCTTCACTTTTTGTCTTTATTTCAACACCATCTATTCTTTTATTTGAACTCTCTGTCTTGTCGCAATCTTAGTACAATGCCCTCATTAAAATGTGTTTTCTTCTAAGGAAATGAATCCTACCATAATTTCTATGACCTAATGATGAATGatttagattgactaaaaaattatataattttacaatgcaattttcTAAAAAATTCCATTTGGGAGCACTACCCTAGAACCCCTGCTAGGGAGAATTTTGGAGGGGCAATAGTAGTGGGGGGTAAGTGCCCCCACACCCCTTTTTAGGTATTGAGATCTAAATGTAGCTGAAATAAGACCATTTCTTAGTGAGTACATATTCCATTATGGAATTTTACAAACAGAAGGAATAATTAATTATACAAGATTTACAAGGTTAATGGCACCTTAATCATAACAAATGAGACATATATACATTGCATTCATAGAACTTTGACCATTAAATATACTTGGCTTTATTTTGTTGTACCTTTGGACCTTTCTCAAATACAGATTGCTAATTGaaacattgaatgatttgaatgaACTATTTTTGAAAACAATATTATATAACCTCATTACAAGTATATAATTCTATTACATTTAAAAAATATTGGATGAAATAGATCATATTTTGTCTATAATAATTGAGCTTAGGTAGACTATTTTGAAATTGTACAAAGTAAAAGGGTGAACTAAAAGTACTCTATAAATATTGTATCAACTTACAATTGCCTTTTGTATGGCTTCTTGCTTTCATAGAGCTCTCATTGTTATTATGTTAGATGCAACCTACATTAACAATCACAAAAGTGACAATCTAAATTTTACTTGATAAAATTCCTAACTACAATAGTATTCATATTTATTGACATTTCAAGTAATgatttattcatctatttaatttttaaattcatacATATAAAAGAAACTAAGAATGACTACTTACATCAAATAATTAATCTTATTTCTTTCTCAATAATATATTTCACTACAAatctatatattattataattaatcgATAGGCTATCTCCTGTGGGACACCCTGaatcccaaaaaaataaataaataaatttcacagTGTTGTTGTTTCATTTCAGTGGTCTAAAAAAGTGTGGTTACTGATTTTTTTGTTTCTTCACCTTTACACAGGTTTTCCCTTGTCTCCACGCATTTCTACACACTCCCCTTTCAACATTACACTCTTCTCCTTGTGCACCCAACCATGCTTATCTTCATCTTTTTGTACTTTTTTTCTAAATGTTTCAGATATTGGTTTTTGTAATTCTTATTCttaaatctaataaaaaataataataatttaagctAACACAATAAATTGTATACTAACAAGAAATTAATTATAGATTAATTAATTGTGATAGTAATTGAAATGCAAGTATTATGAGGTTaaaatatgttttgtgatcaaatttggtgttggcaaattttgacacttatcaaatttgatgttgataagttttgattataaattaaaaagaaaaatcttACAATATGCTAGTATGTTCTAATTTTAATAAATGTTCGTATAATCTTATGAGGATGTGATAGTAATGTTGTATTGATGTTCTTAATTAGATTTTAGTATGGATTAGTTtggatcaaaattaattaattagatgacaAAATATGATTTGTGCTTTGCCTTTCCATGTAATATAAGTTTGGGCCAATTAGATCACATTTTCATGCTTATTTCAACATGACTTCCAAAAAAGAGATATAAGTTTGGGCCAATTTGTTAAGGAAgtcaaaataacaaaaataattctAAATTAGATTATAATCTCCATCTATAAAAATCATGGACGTCAAGACATAGATGATACACAAATAAATTCCAAATTCCAATGGTGCCGTGGCAGACTGTTGGCCATAGCAAACTGACTTCCAAATAATATTCAATGTTCACATCTACATAGTTGTAAATTATTTTTCTACAGGTAGACTCTTCAAAGTCATATTTTAATATTAAGAAAATATGTTTCCTACAAATTTCATAATAGCACATGATTTGATTTTATGGGTAAACAATCCTTTTTTCATTGCCGTAGCACATGATAGAAATTCAGGGTCGTAGTAGATGAGTGAAAGAGATGGGTAAGCATGGCGGTCCCAGTGCAATCCTCCGTTCTTTAATTTTTTTTCGtttcttggaatattcttgttaTAGCTGAAATTTCATTGCCGAAAATTCAAAGTCATAGTGGAAACGGGCGCCTTTGGAcaacattaaaaatataaaagtTAAATTGGGGTAATCCTTATGTAATTtagtaatataatttttttaaatataatggaaataatttatttaaatattatataataataatatactaTTAAAAAAGatgtatataatattataatataatatcttaactttaattatttcttttcaatttaatatttctaACAAATACATTTTCACaaactttaattaattaatgaattaatagtCAATTAGTCCTCTTATGTTATTGTTTGATTCAATTATACTTAGACACTTTAGTTCTAAAAAATTAATGACATGCAagtcaatttttatttattaaaaatgaggaagtaaaaaatcatattttggcccactgttatagggaatagtttttttattttctctatacaatatttttttcaatttcacaTCTAATGCTTACATACTACACTATACAAGtctaatttcaattttttaatgtgATTAAATAGGGATAAGAAGTATAATTTTTGTTGAATTTGGTTCATAATTTCAATTTAGAGTTTGAAACATTCATCAAACTAAAATAACTAATCTTTCAACAATGAAAAAATATTCCAACCAACACCTACCACATTTATTTATCATTGATTCTAAAACTACGTACACCTATccctttatttaattataatacatAATTCAATTTCGATTATCCATCCTAGCTCAATTATtagataattatttttatttatttgtttaatctaGATTTATAGAAATAATGTTTTTTCTTATAATAAAACTAGCTAATAATAATAATATCCATAAAAcgtttttaaaaaaatacaattgattttttttctttcctaAATGTTAAACTTAATCTAACTTCTCATACATATTGCACAACTCATCATGGGCTTCCTCGACATGCTATTGTTAAAattaaagcaaacaacatatatacttctctctctctctttctctacacacacacacacatttatctatctctttctctctatctctctaccctTATATatctctctgcctcttcctctctatttctccctctacctgtctctatctctatctattgttctctatcttcctctccccctctattGCATCTCTACTTTCAACTACTCTAAACTAACCATATTGATGATAGGAACTCGATGCTTTGTGTCTCTTGTTAatattgtagaagatttgaactcaaTACTATTAGATGCCTACAATATAAACTTTACCATTAAATAAGGTATGATTTGACAAAAAAAATCACTTTTATGAAAATGAACATTTTAATTAgcatgttatttatttttatttttaggctttaATAAGACGAAATATTGGAAATTTTCTTATTCATCTATTATAGGTATTATTTTAACTCACGCATTTAATCATGGAGTTTCTTTcaaatttaagaatttttttttttttgtaaagacaAAATCTACCAAAACAAAATAGTAGATGGTGTGTGGTGAACAACTCTATTTTCTCaatgataaagaaagaaaatgataagaaaataatattttacCAAGGTTTAATttagtagtttttgagtcaaatatattcatttatattttagGAGTAGTGATTTGAAATAATTTCActttatgattttttgatttttaatacgatgaaatattatattttttttattcatttattgtaagtattattttattaaaatgtatttaatcatgcagttttttttaaataaaaaccatCTAATTTATTCTAAAGAGAAAACTTATCAAATCAATTATGAAAAACATAATACAAAATTTCAAGTGATGTTTACAGTGGTGAAGCATTCGATCATTCCTTGCCTATCCAATACTAGTATTACTTTGTCTCAAAATTTAAAATGTTATTTAGCATGGTCAAAAATTGAAACGTTGTTATCCATCCATTACTAGCACGACTTTGTATCAAATGCATTTAACCATAGCTTTTTATTCAAAATTAAGTCAACTTAACTTTACTCTAAAGACAAACCTACTAGATAGTAGATCAAAATTTCATGTAATCCTTATAGGAATGAAACATTGAAACTTTCCTTGCCCATCTAGTACTAGTACTACATTGCCTCAAATTTGTACGCGATGTTTGTAAGATTGGAAGCTTTGAAAAATTTCTTACCCATCCATtaatatctaaaataaaatttaaGGTGACATTTACATTGGTCATGAATTTGAACTTTTTAACCCATATACTACTAGAACTACTTTAACTCAAATGAACTTAGTTATGAAGttcctttcaaaataaaaaaaaaacacttaaaactTCCTCTAaagacaaaatttattaaactgttttaaaaaatattttacaatattttaggTAATGTTTACAATGGTCAAACGTTGGAATTTTGGTTACCCGTTCATTATTGATACTAATTTGAATCAATTATGTTTAATCATGGATTTTACTTTAAAATAAAGAACACTTTAACGTTTTCTCTATTGACAAAACCTACCAAAGCAATTAAGAAAATGTAGTACAAAATTTTAGGTGATGTTTAATCGAGATAagtattcaaaattttgttaccctTCCA
It encodes the following:
- the LOC131873563 gene encoding receptor-like protein Cf-9 homolog — its product is MYIDSLDLHNNSLEGSLHLPPAGAGAYLLDLSMNQFNGSIPTDIGAYLQNTRFLSLSRNNLSGAIPDSICTSYLEVLDLSNNTLSRVIPPHLTRNCSSLSVLDLAENHLEGKLPAEWGNITNMHTLKLNGNHLRGVIPSSISEGRSLQVLDLGNNDLEGTLPHWIGKLSQLHVLVLRSNHFHGSIPRQVIGLPNLQILDLSGNHLSGAIPSNLTNLLAIVNASQNNSNHLEDVRYTNKITISWKGWDVEFVKVLFILKCIDLSNNNLSGSIPSKMGSLQGLIALNLSRNHLSGRIPKTLGHMEQLESLDLSLNRLNGNIPLELEFLSYLEFLNLSYNMLDGKVPHGGQFLTFGESSYLGNLKLSGIPFTNISVCNNSSGYVNCTSIERIGEAKNSDGEMIGWAVGLGLSYGLGFSVVIGVLTLNKRVRKRAFDFYDVVILAIDGCIRG